One window of Medicago truncatula cultivar Jemalong A17 chromosome 2, MtrunA17r5.0-ANR, whole genome shotgun sequence genomic DNA carries:
- the LOC112419411 gene encoding uncharacterized protein produces MAAAEQTNNDLREEVSSLKEGMEKITAMMMDMMAAQAQASQAKIVQTVQGDVEVSQPAGSTATISTTQPLVNQFSSGDMTNMYSSGFRPTGSLGSSIPPQYHMPPGYPWGMPLANNEGVRHNAPEMQFPFGHQQTPFYQSGQPFPQATMTYAGPLVHAAHQEEEQVYHSNSVAGDDRVGNLEERFEAVHKELKTTRGKEMFSQNVNDLCLVPDVVIPHKFKMPIFEKYTGDTCPEMHLVTYVRKMVAHKNNEPLLIHCFQDSLTGPAHTWYMNLKGITTFEELANAFIQQYKYNSYLAPNRKELQSMTQGDKESFKEYAQRFIQKSAQIRPPLDEREVSDLFYETLSPFYSEKMLGCASQKFTDMVDMGVRIEDWVRKGRVSKDGASSGGSSNGNRKFGNGSSKKNAQEVGMVAHGGSQPIYPSYPYVANIPPPTLTPQNPNYQLQRPQAPHPYYPPLYQPQPYQPQPFYQQPYYPPPPQQQQPRPRAQQQHTRPQRNQFPPIPMTYEALLPSLLARGLVQTLPPPRVQNPLPPWFRADRNCAFHQGAPGHDIEHCYPLKEAVQKLIHSKDLSFTDPNPAAPDHPLPPHGPTVNMVEDYQEGGLVTRSQDIKTLLVPLHVKMCEAAMFSHNHNSCEVCSVDPRGCAQVQDDVQGLMDREELVVTREEKSVCVVIPVFKDSAKPIDGVTPVFKDSSKPAVAPLVICVPRPKPFFSQNAMPYNYEPTSIENGKEISWSPSTSVSNIAENSQILRSGRILPAVVQAKKKAPVIESVPIPDPSKGKSMVQPGETDNDEILKLIKKSDYKIVDQLLQTPSKISSMSLLTSSDAHRDALMKVLNQAYVDHDVTLGQFGSIVGNVTACNNLSFSDEDLPVEGKNHNMALHISVMCKTDSLSNVLIDTGSSLNVMAKTTFDKLTYSDGFIRPSCVSVRAFDGSRKTVWGEVDLPITVGPQEFKVTFQIMDIQASYSCLLGRPWIHEAGAVTSTLHQKLKFVSRGKLVTVSGESAFLVSHLSSFSFIGGESPDGTSFQGLSVESGTTRGETCMASLRDAQRVIQEGKAEGWGKLVQLPENKRKEGLGFSGNNQVMFDPTRGTFHSAGFINAPPETNAILEDQSEEVAPDFVTPGGNCCNWIAVDIPSAIPLSKLNIHEPVEHSDPMLPSNFEFPVYEAWVEEDEEIPDELRWMLEQERKAFQPHKEEIELINLGTEDDKKEIKIGASLEASVKKKIIELLREYDDIFAWSYKDMPGLDHDVVEHRLPLKPECPPVKQKLRRSHPDMALKIKEEVRKQIDAGFLITSEYPQWLANIVPVPKKDGKVRMCVDYRDLNKASPKDDFPLPHIDVLVDSTARCKVFSFMDGFSGYNQIKMAPEDREKTSFITPWGAFCYLVMPFGLINAGATYQRGMTKIFHDMIHKEIEVYVDDMIVKSGTEEEHVEYLSKMFQRLRKYKLRLNPNKCTFGVRSGKLLGFIVSQKGIEVDPDKVKAIREMPAPKTEKQVRGFLGRLNYISRFISHMTATCGPIFKLLRKDQGIVWTEDCQKAFDSIKGYLLEPPILVPPVEGRPLIMYLTVLEDSMGCVLGQQDETGKKEHAIYYLSKKFTDCESRYSMLEKTCCALAWAAKRLRHYMVNHTTWLISKMDPIKYIFEKPALTGRIARWQMLLSEYDIVYRTQKAIKGSILADHLAHQPIEDYQPIKFDFPDEEIMYLKMKDCDEPLFGEGPDPDSKWGLIFDGAVNVYGNGIGAVILTPKGTHIPFTARLRFDCTNNIAEYEACIMGIEEAIDLRIKNIDIYGDSALVINQIKGKWETHHDGLVPYRDYARRLLTFFNKVELHHIPRDENQMADALATLSSMIKVNHGNDVPLISVKFLDRPAYVFAAEAVFDDKPWFHDIKVFLQTQEYPPGASRKDKRTLRRLSGNFFLSGDVLYKRNFDSVLLRCVDRREADLLMHEIHEGSFGTHSSGYSMAKKALRAGYYWITMHADCHHYAKKCHKCQIYADKIHVPLSMLNVISSPWPFSMWGIDMIGRIEPKASNGHRFILVAIDYFTKWVEAASYANVTKQVVVRFIKNNIICRYGVPNKIITDNGATPFSLVYGTEAILPVEVEIPSLRVLMEAELSEAEWCQNRYDQLNLIEEKRMAALCHGQLYQTRMKQAFDKKVRSREFKEGDLVVKSIKSFQPDPRGKWTPNYEGPYVVKRAFSGGALILTTMDGEDLPRPAKPNPYVGGVSMLIINGGYETIWPAIYTRSGPKVVPSGIKLEPEEQYDLKVPDSWSGTIWVRTGCSGNPNSNFHCAIGDCRTNNIHCHYKEPHPPVTQVKFNLVPKGGGSSSYKVDLKDGFSLPVTLTPLESKCKKIMCDMNLLDQCPNWLAVYSDEGRKIACKSPCYTTREPKHCCTEEYASPEKCAPNRYTELLENRCPSTVSNAFDETHFTCFGGTSFLILFG; encoded by the exons ATGGCAGCTGCTGAACAAACGAACAATGATCTTAGGGAGGAGGTTAGTAGCCTCAAAGaaggtatggaaaagataactGCAATGATGATGGACATGATGGCCGCACAGGCACAAGCCTCTCAAGCAAAAATTGTTCAGACTGTTCAGGGAGATGTTGAAGTCTCTCAGCCTGCGGGTTCTACTGCAACTATTAGTACTACACAGCCCTTGGTGAATCAGTTTTCCTCTGGTGATATGACAAATATGTATAGTTCAGGGTTTCGTCCTACTggctctcttggttcttctatTCCTCCTCAGTATCATATGCCGCCAGGCTATCCGTGGGGCATGCCACTCGCAAATAATGAAGGTGTTCGTCATAATGCACCAGAAATGCAGTTCCCTTTTGGACATCAACAAACACCGTTTTATCAGTCCGGCCAGCCTTTTCCTCAGGCCACTATGACCTATGCTGGACCCCTCGTTCATGCTGCTCATCAAGAAGAAGAACAGGTTTATCACTCTAATAGTGTGGCTGGTGATGATAGGGTAGGAAACTTGGAAGAAAGGTTTGAGGCGGTGCACAAAGAGTTAAAGACTACCCGTGGTAAAGAAATGTTCAGTCAGAATGTGAATGACCTCTGCTTGGTTCCGGATGTGGTGATACCTCATAAGTTTAAAATGCCGATCTTTGAAAAGTACACAGGGGATACTTGCCCTGAGATGCACTTAGTCACATATGTCAGGAAGATGGTAGCTCACAAGAATAATGAGCCTCTGCTTATTCACTGTTTCCAGGACAGTTTGACTGGTCCCGCACACACATGGTATATGAATTTGAAGGGCATCACAACCTTTGAGGAATTGGCCAATGCTTTCATCCAACAGTACAAGTATAACTCTTATCTGGCACCTAACCGGAAAGAACTGCAATCTATGACTCAGGGTGATAAGGAATCTTTCAAGGAATACGCTCAACGCTTCATTCAAAAGTCTGCTCAAATCCGTCCGCCTCTGGATGAAAGAGAAGTGTCCGATCTATTCTATGAGACTCTGAGCCCTTTCTACTCAGAGAAGATGCTTGGTTGTGCCTCACAAAAGTTTACTGATATGGTAGATATGGGTGTGCGCATTGAAGATTGGGTCCGTAAGGGACGTGTGAGTAAAGATGGTGCTTCTTCAGGTGGTTCATCTAATGGTAATAGGAAGTTCGGAAATGGGTCCTCAAAGAAGAACGCTCAAGAGGTTGGTATGGTGGCCCATGGCGGATCCCAGCCTATATACCCTAGCTACCCCTATGTTGCTAACATTCCACCACCTACCCTAACTCCACAAAATCCAAACTATCAACTACAAAGGCCTCAAGCACCCCATCCATATTATCCACCACTATATCAACCACAACCTTATCAACCCCAACCGTTTTATCAACAACCATACTATCCCCCACCACCTCAACAACAACAGCCTCGCCCTCGAGCTCAACAACAACATACTCGCCCTCAAAGAAACCAATTTCCCCCTATCCCCATGACATATGAAGCCTTGTTACCTTCCTTGCTTGCCCGAGGTCTTGTTCAGACCCTACCACCTCCTCGTGTGCAGAACCCTTTACCCCCTTGGTTCCGTGCTGATCGAAAttgtgccttccatcaaggggcaccaggaCACGACATTGAACACTGTTACCCCCTTAAAGAGGCAGTTCAAAAGTTGATTCACAGCAAAGATTTATCCTTCACTGACCCGAACCCTGCTGCTCCAGACCATCCTCTGCCACCCCATGGGCCTACTGTTAACATGGTTGAAGATTATCAAGAAGGGGGTCTTGTCACTCGCTCTCAGGATATCAAAACTCTGTTGGTTCCATTACATGTGAAGATGTGTGAGGCAGCTATGTTTAGCCATAATCATAATAGTTGTGAGGTATGTTCTGTGGATCCCCGCGGTTGCGCGCAGGTTCAAGATGATGTGCAAGGGCTAATGGATCGGGAAGAGCTGGTTGTCACAAGGGAAGAGAAGAGTGTCTGTGTTGTAATCCCTGTGTTCAAGGATAGTGCGAAACCAATTGATGGTGTTACTCCGGTGTTCAAGGACAGTTCCAAGCCAGCTGTCGCTCCTCTGGTAATTTGTGTGCCGAGACCCAAGCCGTTTTTCTCTCAAAACGCCATGCCGTATAATTATGAACCTACAAGCATAGAGAATGGTAAAGAAATATCCTGGAGTCCCTCAACTTCCGTGAGTAACATTGCAGAGAATAGTCAAATTCTGAGAAGTGGACGCATCCTTCCGGCAGTTGTGCAAGCAAAGAAGAAAGCTCCGGTGATAGAGTCAGTGCCAATACCAGATCCTAGCAAGGGTAAGAGTATGGTTCAACCTGGTGAAACTGATAATGATGAGATTTTGAAGCTGATCAagaaaagtgattataagatagTGGATCAGTTATTGCAGACTCCATCAAAGATTTCTAGCATGTCACTATTGACAAGCTCTGATGCTCATAGGGATGCATTGATGAAAGTGTTGAATCAAGCCTACGTAGACCATGATGTGACTTTGGGTCAATTTGGGAGCATTGTTGGAAATGTGACGGCATGCAACAATCTgagtttcagtgatgaagaccTCCCAGTGGAGGGGAAGAACCATAAtatggccttgcatatctctgTTATGTGCAAAACAGATTCTTTGTCCAATGTCTTGATAGATACCGGTTCTTCCCTCAATGTGATGGCAAAGACGACCTTTGATAAATTGACATATTCAGATGGATTCATTAGGCCTAGTTGTGTATCAGTAAGGGCATTTGATGGATCCAGGAAGACGGTATGGGGAGAAGTAGATTTACCTATCACTGTTGGGCCCCAAGAGTTTAAAGTTACATTCCAGATAATGGATATTCAAGCTTCCTATAGCTGTTTACTTGGTAGACCATGGATTCATGAAGCCGGGGCAGTAACATCCACCCTTCATCAAAAGTTAAAGTTTGTGAGTCGTGGAAAACTTGTTACAGTAAGTGGGGAATCAGCTTTTTTGGTTAGCCATTTGTCGTCTTTTTCCTTCATTGGTGGTGAAAGTCCGGATGGAACGTCATTCCAAGGGCTTTCGGTCGAAAGCGGTACTACAAGAGGTGAAACATGCATGGCCTCTCTAAGGGATGCTCAGAGAGTAATTCAAGAAGGAAAAGCAGAAGGTTGGGGGAAGTTAGTACAGTTGCCTGAGAACAAGCGCAAGGAAGGTCTGGGTTTCTCCGGCAATAATCAAGTGATGTTCGACCCAACTAGAGGTACTTTTCACAGTGCTGGATTCATTAATGCGCCACCTGAAACTAATGCAATCTTGGAAGATCAATCAGAAGAGGTGGCACCTGACTTTGTGACTCCGGGTGGAAACTGCTGCAATTGGATTGCTGTTGACATCCCTTCTGCGATACCTCTTTCTAA ACTGAACATACATGAGCCCGTTGAACATAGTGACCCTATGCTGCcttccaactttgagttcccagTTTACGAAGCTTGGGTagaagaggatgaagagatTCCCGATGAGCTCCGATGGATGTTAGAGCAAGAAAGAAAAGCCTTTCAGCCTCACAAGGAAGAAATAGAGTTAATCAACCTGGGCACTGAggatgataaaaaagaaattaagattGGAGCGTCGTTGGAGGCGTCTGTCAAGAAAAAGATAATTGAGCTTCTCAGAGAGTATGATGATATATTTGCATGGTCCTACAAAGACATGCCGGGGTTAGACCATGATGTTGTGGAACACCGTTTGCCTTTGAAGCCCGAGTGTCCTCCAGTCAAGCAGAAGTTAAGAAgatctcatccagatatggctctcaagatcaaagaggaagtACGAAAGCAAATTGATGCAGGTTTCTTGATTACCTCTGAATATCCTCAATGGTTGGCCAACATAGTGCCcgttccaaagaaagatggtaaggtcagaatgtgtgttgactatCGGGATTTGAACAAAGCTAGTCCGAAGGATGATTTCCCTTTACCTCACATTGATGTATTGGTTGATAGTACTGCTAGATGCAAGGtattctccttcatggatggattCTCCGGGTATAACCAGATCAAGATGGCTCcagaagatagagaaaagacgtcgtTCATCACGCCTTGGGGCGCGTTCTGCTACTTAGTAATGCCGTTTGGGttgataaatgctggtgccactTACCAGAGAGGCATGACTAAAATATTCCATGATATGATACATAAAGAGATTGAAgtgtatgtggatgacatgatcgTCAAATCAGgcactgaagaagaacatgttgagtatttgtcGAAGATGTTTCaacggttgagaaagtacaaactCCGTTTGAATCCTAACAAGTGTACCTTCGGTGTTAGATCCGGCAAGCTCTTGGGTTTTATTGTCAGCCAGAAGGGTATTGAAGTGGATCCCGACAAAGTCAAAGCTATCAGGGAAATGCCTGCTCCAAAGACAGAAAAACAAGTTAGAGGTTTTCTAGGAAGACTGAACTACATCTCCAGATTCATCTCTCATATGACTGCCACATGTGGGCCGATATTCAAGTTACTCCGTAAAGATCAAGGGATTGTTTGGACGGAAGATTGCCAGAAAGCTTTTGACAGCATCAAAGGGTATTTGTTAGAACCCCCGATTCTTGTCCCTCCGGTCGAAGGgaggcctttgatcatgtatttgactGTGTTAGAAGATTCTATGGGCTGTGTGTTGGGTCAACAAGacgagactggaaagaaagagcacgcCATTTACTACTTGAGTAAGAAGTTTACTGATTGTGAGTCCCGATATTCTATGCTTGAGAAAACCTGTTGCGCTTTGGCATGGGCTGCTAAGCGTCTTCGTCACTATATGGTTAATCACactacttggttgatatccaaaatggatccgatcaagtacATTTTTGAGAAGCCGGCTTTAACAGGAAGAATTGCTCGTTGGCAGATgttattgtccgagtatgaCATTGTCTACCGCACTCAGAAAGCCATCAAAGGTAGTATTCTTGCTGACCATTTAGCTCATCAACCAATTGAAGATTATCAGCCTATCAAGTTTGATTTTccagatgaagagatcatgtatttgaagaTGAAAGATTGTGACGAACCATTGTTTGGTGAAGGTCCTGATCCAGACTCTAAgtggggtttgatatttgatggggcCGTTAATGTCTATGGTAATGGAATAGGGGCGGTTATCCTTACTCCAAAGGGTACTCACATTCCTTTCACTGCAAGACTCCGGTTTGATTGCACGAACAACATTGCAGAATATGAAGCTTGCATCATGggtattgaagaagccattgactTGAGGATCAAAAATATTGACATATATGGAGATTCAGCTCTTGTgattaaccagatcaaaggaaaatgggaaACTCACCATGATGGTTTGGTACCTTACAGAGACTATGCAAGACGTTTGTTGACTTTCTTCAACAAGGTGGAACTGCACCACATTCCTCGGgatgagaatcaaatggcaGATGCCCTAGCTACTTTATCTTCAATGATCAAAGTGAATCATGGCAATGACGTGCCGCTGATCAGTGTCAAATTCCTTGATAGGCCTGCTTATGTGTTTGCAGCCGAAGCAGTTTTCGATGATAAGCCGTGGTTTCATGATATTAAGGTGTTTCTTCAAACTCAAGAGTACCCTCCTGGGGCATCCCGTAAAGATAAGAGAACTTTAAGAAGATTGTCTGGTAACTTCTTTCTAAGTGGAGATGTTTTGTACAAAAGGAACTTTGATTCAGTTTTGCTCCGATGTGTGGACCGACGAGAAGCAgatttattaatgcatgagatACATGAAGGCTCATTTGGGACCCATTCTAGTGGATATTCAATGGCTAAGAAAGCATTGAGGGCAGGCTACTACTGGATAACAATGCATGCTGATTGCCATCACTATGCCAAGAAATGTCACAAGTGCCAGATTTATGCAGATAAGATTCATGTACCACTGTCTATGCTCAACGTTATCTCGTCTCCGTGGCcgttctctatgtggggcattgataTGATTGGTCGGATCGAACCAAAAGCTTCCAATGGACATCGTTTCATACTAGTGGccattgactacttcaccaagtgggttgaagcggcTTCTTatgccaatgtgaccaagcaggtGGTGGTCCGgtttatcaagaacaatatcatatGTCGCTATGGTGTCCCTAACAAGATTATCACGGATAATG gggcaacccctttttcCTTGGTGTATGGTACGGAAGCGATACTTCCTGTAGAAGTTGAAATCCCGTCTTTGAGAGTCTTGATGGAAGCTGAGTTGTCAGAGGCTGAATGGTGTCAGAATAGGTacgatcagttgaatttgattgaggagaAGCGCATGGCTGCTTTGTGTCACGGACAACTATATCAGACAAGGATGAAACAAGCATTTGATAAGAAGGTTCGTTCCCGTGAATTTAAAGAAGGAGACCTAGTAGTCAAGAGTATCAAGTCTTTTCAACCAGACCCTAGGGGCAAGTGGACACCTAATTATGAAGGTCCCTATGTAGTGAAGAGAGCtttctctggtggtgctttaattcttacaaccATGGATGGAGAGGATTTACCTCGTCct